One segment of Cynocephalus volans isolate mCynVol1 chromosome 8, mCynVol1.pri, whole genome shotgun sequence DNA contains the following:
- the LEUTX gene encoding paired-like homeodomain transcription factor LEUTX produces MFKKTVFPDKVTIQNLASVLHLNQLVVRLGSRTSMSNGRNSSNKLNQGISNQTISVKEEKTPLPITSVNTHPMCPAILIDHDHDPCEPSDIKQPGEAGASVCNSSLDSQPYDIQQICLEVSDPPWATIPYEIDLFVQLYALPWEDDPSSLDQYLLPGCLD; encoded by the coding sequence ATGTTCAAAAAGACCGtatttccagataaggtcacCATACAGAACCTGGCTTCAGTGCTCCACCTCAACCAGTTGGTAGTAAGACTTGGTTCAAGAACCAGCATGTCAAACGGAAGAAATAGCAGCAACAAACTCAACCAAGGAATATCAAACCAGACCATTTCAGTGAAGGAGGAAAAGACCCCCTTACCCATAACTTCTGTAAACACTCATCCAATGTGTCCTGCAATTTTGATTGACCATGACCATGATCCATGTGAGCCTTCTGATATCAAACAACCTGGAGAGGCTGGTGCCTCTGTGTGTAATTCATCATTGGATTCTCAGCCTTATGATATCCAACAGATATGCCTGGAAGTTTCTGATCCCCCTTGGGCCACCATCCCCTACGAAATAGACCTATTTGTTCAACTCTATGCATTACCTTGGGAAGATGATCCCAGCAGCCTGGATCAGTATCTCCTTCCAGGGTGCCTTGATTGA